Part of the Leptodactylus fuscus isolate aLepFus1 chromosome 6, aLepFus1.hap2, whole genome shotgun sequence genome, GAGACGGGCCTTATACACTGGGGGTTCACCCCTTCTATTATCTGGGGTGTAAAGCGTTAATATAAGGACGGACCTGTGGCTCCCCCACATTATACTTTGCACATAGGGGTCGCCCAGTTTCTCCAGTACACTTATACAATCCACGCTGTAAACACTGCTGCTTGTCCTTGTCAGCACTCCAGGCTATGAAGAAGTCCAACCCTCATCATTGCGCCGCGCGGCGGCAGTAGTGTTACCTGACTAGCAGGAAGgccaccagcagcagcagcaggcacAGAGCTGTCAGCCTCCGGCGCTGCTCCCTCCTCatgtctcctccgctccctccgTCCTCTCTGCTCGGCCAGCACTTGCCCCAGCTCCCCCGCTGCCACTTCCTGGTTACCACGGCAACTCCAAGCGGTCCTGTCACAGCTGCCGCGGATTGGATAGCTGATTCCCACCCCCACAGAGGGATGGCGGAGGCTGTGATTGGCTCCTGTGCTGGGTGCGCGGCTGTGATTGGTGGACACAAGCTCCCAGATGTGTCTGCCAGGCTGAGACCTGTGCCAAGTGCTCAGGCAGGGGATAAAAATACCTGTCcccggggggtggggggaggaCAGCCTCTGTGCCCAGCAGCTGCCTGTGCCTGTGccagtcggacatcttctcttgcggacagggaaggacaggcacggagtgcaaaagaacgcacccgatgcccattaaagtgaatgacaggtgtcacggacacagctagtgtccgctcctagtgtccgtgacagattttgagcggacactaggagcggacactacatgtcggacaccgacggtagtgtgaacgccccctaagtttgcaatgatgttgggattttaccaggtacagtctctcagccaaggacagctgtttggatgtgttgcatctcatcagcttggcgcagagaggactgacctggcagaggtgagaggcttagacagggtagcTCCAAAGGCATTCTGAATCAGTGAGCCCTATTTGAGTCATGACAATATCCTTAAAGGGCtgaagaatatgttggtgctatatgtaagtaaaataaatgaaaataattaATAGCTAGTTATATAGATATACAAAAGGTAACAGTTTCACACAGTGATCTTTGTGTCCCTCTTCAGTCCAAGAAGATGGAAGGTATGCAAAACATACCAACATGACTGCCCCATTCAGACATTACTAGTGGAAACCAGAGTGCCCCTGTCATAAAGCGTAACCTAAGAATAATGCCAGGCAGCTATTACTAGTGGAAACCAGAGTGCCCTTGTCATAAAGAGTGACCTAAGAATAATGCCGGCTAGTACTTGCAGAAATCAGAGTGCCCACCGAAATATTACCAAAGAGAATGATCCAACTAATTGTTCAGTCTAAAATAAACCCAAAACTTCTGCTAGGTAGAGTGCCCTATTAAATGCATCCatctcagtgcccccataaaaCTACTGCACCTACTATGCCTGACAATTCCCTTTCTTGGGTTCTTGACTATAATATCTACAACTACCTACATGGTAGATCTTATACCCTTTGATCCGATTATGATCCCAGCGTGAAGCCTACTTCTCCCTCGCCATGTTCATCCCTCCCTCTGTGGCCGGCCAGTCCATAGTTGCTAGTATAACCAATAAGACATCAATCAGGGCTTATTCCCCTATGTGCTGCCAGATCTTTGGGGTCCAAACCTTTCATTTTCAATGAAAATAAGGGACAGCCACATCCAAAAGATACACTTTTGATAGCCCTATGTATTCATAGCACAATCTGCACCTGGATTTCCAACCAACATTCAGATTCAGAAGCCCGGATTTCTGCAGACCAGGGCtaggatataatatatatctccTGGCAGCTCCTTCTCTGTCAGTGTCTAACAGTCTCTTAAGGGTTGCCActctgttttttcttttattttggcAACTCATCAGAAGAACCACAGCCAATATATTTTACACATCATACTGAAGCATAAATATTAAAGTGATATAAATCTATAGTTCAATATAGCACAGTAACCTGTACAAGCTTCTCCAGCCTTGCATGGGCATATCAATTTCTTTTTAAGAACACTGAAAAAACAGGCCCCTGTCCAGAAATttatgaaagtttggatgttatATTCCTAAACCAGGCTACACGAATTTGAAGGAAGACCAAGAATAAGATGAAAGTAAACAGCAGGCACAGTAAACAGATGAAGGTGCCAGCCGTAGTCTCTAAAGCCCACATGTGCCAACCGTTCAAAGTTTAGGAAAACAAGTGTAATAGGTTTCCAAAGACAACAATTGTCCAGGGAAAACTAGGAAAGATCACACGTAGAGAAGGAGAACAGTAATAACCAAAGATGGCAGATATTAGATATTATCAGTTCTGCAGCAGATATAACAATTGCTATAGTAAGAACAGATAGGACGCATGGGATCATGTCTATCAGACGTGTGATGACGTAATGTTCTCCAACAGCTCCAGCACAGCAAACACCAAAACTGCCCTTTTTATTATATACAAGTGTCTGTATGGTACCTATAAGTAATTGAAAGATCTTTACCACAGACCAATTGTATGCACTAAACCTTTATTCCAGCCCTCTGTCACCATAGGGACAATCTCTTATTTGCTTTTTGTTTCTAATGCCACATTTTTAGGCTTTTCCTAAATGTTTTATAGATCCAAGATTTTTTCAGCGACTAGTAATGTCCATATGGGATTAACATCAACCTTATGGAGCCTATGTCAAGCTGTGGCACATTCACTAttctttttacacatttttttttaaaaaagcaaacaaaacagCAGTCTCAACAAAAATTGTCACCACTGGACAGCTCATGCTACTTTTTGGAAAACTGACAAGCATGATGCTGGAAATCTATGCTAGCTATGAGTTGGTATACATTTCACTCCAGATGCACTGCCTGGTGGAGGGTGGATACGCCTCGccataaatgaggtgcaccctTCGCCAGGGATATGAACAAAGATACTGAAAACGCCattcttcataaatcttccccattttcTTAGACAGTGagtcacatcctgtattataccggaGAGCTAAACTCATTTTTCTGCTGGTTGCTACTGGAAACTGTATGCAAGCTTGTAGCTGTACACACTCCTGACAGCTTAGTGGAGCTCCTGTAACCCAGGGGGCCTGTAATCTAAAATAGGAAATGTAACTAGGTAGTAAATGCAGTTCTAGAATATTTTGCAATAGCTGTACATGATCAGGATCAGTCCAAGGTAAGTACTGTAACGTACAGAATGACTCCTCCAGCAGAACAGCGAgtacagctctgaagtataatataggatataacTCAATGTATAACACAATGTATGTACATAATGCGGGAGATGTATGAAGACTGGCACAGAACGGAAGGTACACACATCTCCTAAAATTCATGCGCACCCTCTGCAGAATCAGGCACCTGCACTGCAAtttgtaaggctggattcacatcagtGTAGGAGTTTCTGTACGGGGACTCCATTACCGTGACAAAAATCGTtggacaaaaaagtgctgcatgtcCGACACCTGACGGGCAGTATTATAATCGATGGGGTTGACCAGGCACCAATAGTGTCAGCTGTTTTACTGATGTCTGAATTCCCTTCATGTTATATGTGGCTGCATGTTGGCTGCATTCGGGCACATGGCTTCACGTAGTTTCCAGCTTTGTTTTAGGGTTGCTCATCTACACATCAGTATAGTTAATGATCAGACAGAGAGGTAGAAGTTTCGGCTGCTACATtcagaaaataaaatacagacaCCAAAAAGTCACCAAAATAAGGAGattacagtaaaaataaaaaaaagtccatcCTAGGCATGGTACAGTTCATGTTGTGCTCATCTGGCGAGAgcatacagcagagctgagggaGCGGTGTTCTCCTGAGGTACATGTGATGAAAGATTTTCAACTTGTTCACCCTAAAATATTTCTTGCCACGATCATCCGCATCACTTCATTGGTTCCTGATAttagaaataaaatatttattagtgTCCACCATCTTCAAGCATTTAGATGGCCCACTAGAAAAAGGAACTACGAAAGGCTCTAAATCAGAACTGAAAATATGAAAATCCATTTTTAACATCTAATCTCCATGCTGAGATATTATCAACTGAACTGTggggcccaaagcctgaggctgcactactcaGAGATCCTCATTACATTTTCTGCTCTGATTTCTATTGGGTGCAGACCTTGTTTGGAGACAAAGCACCATGTACATCGTTAGCTACAGAGCTTTCATAGGGTATATTTTCACCAGAATTTCTCTTTCTTGAGGAAAGTGTAGGAAAAAAACAGTGCAGTAACATGTTAGCCAGTGTCGGTACTGTAGGGAGGCAACCTCTAATTCATAATGACTTTAATCTGAAAGAGTGATggcctattctatggatagaCCATACATATTAGAAAGCTTAATATCCCCACCCTGCAGGATATTGGCCCCCATCAGTGTCCTCACATTTGATATTGGCCTCTATCACTCCTCTCATACATTATAATGGACCCATCACTCTCCTCATACATTATAATGGCCCTCTTCACTGCCCttttacagtataatggcccccatacagtataatggccctattagtGTCCCCCATCAGTAACTCCCTCACATGTCTCCCAAAAAGAGGTGAGTACTCAGTGCTCACCTCTCTGCTCCCCTGTCCTGTTCTTCTTCTGTTCCAGGCACACTAATGAGGTATGTCATGTACCCCAGAGCAGAAGAGGTCAGGAAGCAGAGAGGAATGTACTGAACTAAGACTTACCTCTCAATCCCCATAATCTTTTAGGACTCGGGACAAAAGTGGCCTATAGCCTTTAAGTTTGAAAGTGATATGGTAGTACCGGAACCGGGTCGAGGCTCCTCTTCTCACCGGATCCACCACCGGGCTGTAATTTTTTCAACTGGATTGGCAGAACCAGGGTTGAACCAGCTGCATCCTACCCTGCATTTAGTTTATGCCTTTGAAATATGGGTTGAAGATAAGCTGTTATTTTACGCAAATGTTCACTTGAGGGAAAGGCTTGGTGACTTTGACAAAATTGAAAatgttaattttaaaaaaatttataggtgaattttgattagagatgagcgagtagtattcgatcgaatacctccccgccataggtattcatgtaagcggccgaacgccAAGGGGTTcagtgcatcgaatattcaatggtgttgatgaatactactcgctcatctctaattttgataTTACCGTAATTTCGATTCTCTTGGTTTtgtttgaaaaaaacaaacaaacctaaaATAAAGTTCAGTGAGCTGGCATCGTAAAGAGTTGGACTTATTTGATGCAGGCTTCCTTGTCCTACCACCCAGCTCTTGACCACTGTTGATTATAAATGGTGGCTGGAGCACAAAGCCCGCATGGAATAGATCGCTGACTAAATGGGCTCTGGGTCCCTAAGTCCCCTTCCTCCCTTCTCCCCGGGACAATTTACACAGATACACAGTAAAGAACAGCTTGGCAAACTTAAGAGTCCTGATACTAAAGTGTCATTTCAAGAatgagagagaaagaaaaaaatgggAATTGAGGCTTAGCATAGGATTCCAGTTATTGACAAAAAAATTCAGCCTAACACCTGGATTTATGAACCATTCCATGGACACACTTCACAACCCCCATCAGAGTGGCTGCAGATCCCTTAATTCCAAATTCATCACCTTTCTAATCTCAATTTTATTACCCCGGCTTTTCTTTATATCATCTTACTGATGTATCACCTTGGATCTTGTAAATGTTGTGGTCTGTTCTCAGTCATTAATTTATAAATACCTGAAGAAGGAGCCTTTGTGTTTGGAAAGCTTACTAGTGACATTTTTCTGGCTAGCCAATAATGGTATTATACTTACAATACTTTTGTCTTGTTTGCCACAAAAGTATCTAACATTAGTGCAGCTTTTCTTTTCCAAGGTGTGAAAAGCTGCTGACTATATATGTAGGTTGTATTGTATTCCATGCCAACATGTATGAAACACTCACCCTCGAGGATCTGATGAACGCGAATATCCCGGACAAACTGCTGAACAGCATAATCCTTCAAGTAGCCATAACCTCCATGCATCTGCAAAGCCTGGTTACAAACCTACATGAAAAACAGATCAAAAGATTAGTAAGCAGTATGTAGTATGTGGAGTTCCTTTATCCTGATCCAGATTTACACAATGTGTTATACATtagagctgcacttactattctcCTAGTGAAGCCACTGTGCGCATACATTGCATTATTTATCCCTATTGATCTGActaacatcctgtattatactccagagctacactgaatccgttttttttctagaaccagtggggcagatttattaacactTGGCATTttcccagtcttaataaaggccccgacAGGCACAAGGTAAGGCTGATTTATCAAGAAGTGCCTGACTCTTAAGAGGTGCATTCCCATGTGCCAGattggaaatctacgccagtcaggAACTAGTAAATAATTCCCTTGTAAATAGGACAGAAAACCAGGATgagttacaatatatatatatatatatatatatatatatatatatatatatatatatatatattatacctcCAAGGCTTCCTTGCCCCACCTCACCCACATTTATGGGAAGTGGCGAGCAAGGTTCAAAATGGGGGATGTGTTGCCAGTTTGGCGTAAGAGATAGCTTTGCATCAAAGGTGCACCACGTCATCGAACATCAaggccagaaaactgatgtagatAGGTTAATGAATTCCccctactgtgtacatacattacttctctaGTACAGAACCTGATTTACAGtatgtattacactccagaggtgcactcactattctgctggtagagtaaatgtgcatatacattacattattttttcATCCTGTAACTTCAGGCATGCAATTTGCTAATTTACACGTaatttatatatattcattcattccACAGCTGCTCTCTCTCTTCATAGCTAAACTCTTCAAGAGTTCCCTGTTATTTACTTTCTGGGGAGTGTCACCTGTACACTAGGCACTGTACCTTCATCTGAAAAACTAACTAGGAAAAACCAACAACTAGCAACACAAATAAGATGTTACGGGTGTGTCTGATGACAaacttgctgacagtttccaatATAAATCAGAacagtgaatgcagctctagggTATAATACTTAAAAAGTGACTAAACTCAGTTCATAACTGAACATCTCCTTTAACCACAGCATAACTTAAAAAAAGGTTGGATCAGTTGTAAAACAAAGTAATTGTTGTCAGATTCCTATTAAGCATCACTAAGTGGTCTAGAAAATCAGTTAATCTGGCAAAAATAGTAACAATGCAGCGACTAGCAGCGAATTACTTGATATTCATCCACTAGGGGGCGAATACAATATGCTGGTGTGTGAACATCTGATTAGCATGGGAACATTCAGCACGCAGCAAAGACCACATGGCCAAGCAAGTATTTACATCTTCCTTACTTCAATACCTTAGACAGAAATTCTGATAATCTGACATCTTGTGGTCTCAAACATGTTGGATTATCAGAACTGTATAACATTTTATAGTTTAGTCCTCGAGTATGTTTAATTTTTGGCTATTTTACAGTTCCTTATGTAGTAAACTTTTGTCTTAGGTATTCACCTTAAAGCATTCATCTGTAGCGTATAATTTTGCCATAGCACAGAGCGTTGCTGCGTCGCGGTGTCCATCCTCCAGAGCTTGAGCTGCATGACGCACAATAAGCCGTGCCGTAACCAGCTGTGTCGCCATCTCTGCCAGTCGGAATTGTAGGTACTGAGACAAAAGAAATGGTTAAACCAAAAGGTGAAGATTATTTCTATTTCAGTTTAATCGTGTAATGCTATAATGTTACCTGGTTATTAGCAAGGGGCTCTCCAAACTGCTTCCGCACACCAAGATGATCTCGAGAGAGTAATACTGACGCATGGGCTGCTCCGAGTGAACAGGATGCTGGAATAGAATAAAACTGCACTAAGTCTATAAATAGAGATGAAGCTTGCATGTCCTGGACCACCCACGTAACAACCTATGGCTTTCAATGCCAATGATGACATGCTGAATAGACATTATATACTTTATCCGTTCTTAGTATTTCACTTTGTTATGTGGCTGAGTGATGTTTGGACCTCAATAGTGTTGGGGCCCATTGTGACTGTCACCTATGCAATCTACATAGCTTTGTCACTGCACAGTACATATGAGATCTTACCTATATTTATCCTTCCTCCATTCAGTCCTTTCATTGCAATCCCGAAGCCTTGACCTTCCTCACCGAGTCGGTTTGTTAAGGGGACAGCACAATCCTCAAATATCACTGCTCTTGTTGGCTGTGAGTTCCACCCGACCTACAGAAGAAATTACTAGTGGTCATAAAAGAATATGTAACATGTTTTCACTGAACTTCCTTTTGCAATCTTGATTCAGCTTTCCACAGATTCTGAATGACATGTAAATATACACGTTTACATTCTATTAATTTAGTCATGACTCATGGCCATCAGGGGTTGTTACACAGCTTTCCTTAGACTCTGAACAACATTTAAGTTTACACATTTACATAATGTACATAATGTAAATTTGTATCCCAATAAAGGTCTGTAGAGAACTGAGTAATGATCCCCATGGGCATGTCTGCATCCAGCCTAACTCAAAGGGTTGAAAATCCTCAAAATCCTTATAGGGTTGAAGCTGATCTTAAAATGAAAGAATAAATTAATGAatgaattaataaaagttatactgCCCCCTGCAGAGTACTTCCATCAGTTAATCACAGGGTGATAGCAAAGAGGTCATTCAGCCCAGTGGCGTaagtaccgccatagcagcagaggcagctgccacagggcacgggacattagggggtGGTGACAGCTACCTCTGCAACCCCTGCTCTTATCACATACAAACTGTTGCAACTGCGATAAGAGCAGGGAAAGATTGTAGTGaagtcatccgtcacatgactaggtgggcgtgtctatagcccgtgcggtcctggaagagaaggagagatgtacTGCTAGgtaaggaaggggagggggaagggagatgcaggatggagagtgtctgtgtgtgtgtgagtgatatctgtgtattaggaggagaggtctgtgagtgatatctgtgtattaggaggagagatcTGTgaatgatatctgtgtattaggaggagaggtctgtgagtgatatctgtgtattaggaggagaggtctgtgagtgatatctgtgtattaggaggagagatctgtgagtgatatctgtgtattaggaggagagatctgtgagtgatatctgtgtattaggaggagaggtctgtgagtgatatctgtgtattaggaggagaggtatgtgagtgatatctgtgtattaggaggagaggtctgtgattgatatctgtgtattaggaggagaggtctgtgaactgagatctgtgtattaggaggagaggtctgtgtactgagatctgtgtattaggaggagaggtctgtgtcctgatatctgtgtattaggaggagaggtctgtgagtgatatctgtgtattaggaggagaggtctgtgagtgatatctgtgtattaggaggagaggtctgtgagtgatatctgtgtattaggaggagaggtctgtgagtgatatctgtgtattaggagcagaggtctgtgagtgatatctgtgtattaggaggagaggtctgtgagtgatatctgtgtattaggaggagaggtctgtgtactgagatctgtgtattaggaggagaggtctgtgtactgagatctgtgtattaggaggagaggtctgtgtattaggaggagggggaggtcagtgtcctgatatctgtgtattaggagggggaggtcagtgtcctgatatctgtgtattaggaggagggggaggtcagtgtcctgatatctgtgtattaggaggaggggaaggtcagtgtcctgatatctgtgtattaggaggagggggaggtcagtgtcagtagatggatcagtactctacacattgtttgtattcagacttgcctgcaattgctgttactaatgactgtctaatagtagtcagggggcgctctgtgtattgtattgtattgtactgaaggggagggggatgtgagatgcaggatggagagtgtgtgtgtctgtgggtgagtgtgtatgtatgtgtggtgtggagcaattgaggagcaacagtaacctaggggcagagatggaggggaggacatgaaaatgtgggtagagatgaggggtgcatgaaactgggggcagatggaggaaggacatgaaactgggggcagatggagggagggcatgaaatgtcacgtgacatccgtgcgttattaaagatggccaacaccaccaaagactgcagcggagccggagacaggcaagtaactttttttttttatgtctgtatctcccctcggtctccgattattatactctggggtctgaaaataccccagagtatagtaattattcgtgggtgttcattatggggcataatcccgtgtgcaggggccacaatggggtataatactgtgtgcaggggccactatgggacataatagagcgcgcaggaatgcaggggggaagggcatgtcaaaagttcaccacggggccccgccattcctagttacgccacagaTTCAGCCCATGAAGAATGCTACTGATTGTCAAACTATCCCATACCACAGTGAGCAAAGTCCTGGAAGCTGTAACTATAATTTTGGGCCTTCACCCCTCTTacctttttctctttctttccaAAGCTGAGCCCTGGTGTCCCTTTCTCTACCACCAGGCAGGAGATGCCTCGAGATCCACTACCCCCCGTTCTACACATTACTACATAGACATCTGTATCTCCGCCACCACTGATAAATGCCTGGAAAGAGAAAGAGCAAAAGAGTGAGAACATCTGCCTGATATGAAAGACAACATTTATACATGTACTGACATAGTGAAATAACACCGCCGCAAAGAGGATGAGATtttaacaaatctcatccacGATGGGGAAAATTGCCACATGTGTATTGACATTAGATGCTATTGTTAAATCCAAAGCAGATCAATTCTTTCTGcagatttcaacctttgcaatgca contains:
- the ACAD8 gene encoding isobutyryl-CoA dehydrogenase, mitochondrial; the encoded protein is MAVGFRLGSLVSRSFRNVLSCTATSPRRGIASAIDPSIGLSEEQKEFQKVAFDFAAKEMAPNMALWDEKEIFPVETMQKAAQLGFGGIYTRPDVGGSGLSRLDTSIIFEALSTGCVSTTAYMSIHNMCVWMIDTFGSDELRHRYCPSLCTMEKCASYCLTEPGSGSDAASLLTSAKRDGDHYILNGSKAFISGGGDTDVYVVMCRTGGSGSRGISCLVVEKGTPGLSFGKKEKKVGWNSQPTRAVIFEDCAVPLTNRLGEEGQGFGIAMKGLNGGRINIASCSLGAAHASVLLSRDHLGVRKQFGEPLANNQYLQFRLAEMATQLVTARLIVRHAAQALEDGHRDAATLCAMAKLYATDECFKVCNQALQMHGGYGYLKDYAVQQFVRDIRVHQILEGTNEVMRMIVARNILG